A genomic region of Caenorhabditis elegans chromosome V contains the following coding sequences:
- the T26E4.7 gene encoding Nucleotide-diphospho-sugar transferase domain-containing protein (Predicted), producing the protein MIFPFFAILVLIFIIVILFETQNYPIISKTDPSLRIAIVMVFSKNTNLKNYEIALQTIKCYCKIHNYTFVQLLDTDFNCPHKDKFFRRHCTVAKVLPSYDAVLFLDADIGVVNPKRKIEEFLEEGVDVTFVNRFYNWEISAGFYLARNTQYAVDLLNGFANYEFKLPFSFHGTDNGALHMYLAEHLFPDASAESNICKKAYSESKSYRDLFTFEACIKSLFGVGTRFGKVRIMKKVVYLFIFCFKNTQFRGTGWARDGWLTSMMWHPDLDFMIHGWKTNQLRKTPNMTMRPVQMGRSQWYNPLAGPTDLEKCGPHNSTWSYDPRMLGNKDRIVDSLRAFEQKIALAQVRSYSRLEWLLSH; encoded by the exons atgatttttccattttttgcgatattagttttaatattcataattgtgattttatttgaaactcaG aattatcCTATTATATCCAAAACTGACCCTTCTCTTCGGATAGCAATTGTTATggttttctccaaaaacactaatttgaaaaattatgaaattgcaCTGC AAACTATCAAATGCTATTGTAAAATTCACAACTATACCTTTGTTCAGCTTTTGGATACAGACTTCAATTGTCCACATAAGGAT aagttcttCCGACGCCATTGTACAGTCGCAAAAGTTTTGCCGTCTTATGATGCCGTTCTTTTTTTAGACGCCGATATTGGTGTGGTGAATCCAAAGCGGAAAATCGaggaatttttagaagaagGGGTCGACGTAACATTTGTCAATAGGTTTTACAATTGGGAGATTTCAGCTGGATTTTATTTAGCAAGAAATACACAATACGCAGTGGATTTGTTGAATG GATTTGCCAACTACGAATTCAAACTTCCTTTTAGCTTCCATGGAACTGACAATGGAGCCCTTCAC atgtaccTAGCTGAGCACCTTTTCCCCGACGCGTCCGCCGAGTCCAATATCTGCAAGAAAGCTTACAGCGAATCGAAAAGCTATCGGGACCTTTTCACGTTTGAAGCCTGCATAAAGTCATTATTTGGAGTTGGAACTCGTTTTGGGAAAGTTcgaattatgaaaaaagtagtttatttgttcattttttgttttaaaaatacgcAATTTCGGGGAACCGGATGGGCTCGAGACGGATGGCTCACCTCAATGATGTGGCACCCGGACCTAGATTTTATGATTCATGGATGGAAAACTAATCAGCTACGGAAAACTCCAAATATGACAATGAG ACCGGTCCAAATGGGACGAAGTCAGTGGTACAACCCGTTGGCTGGCCCGACTGATCTGGAAAAATGTGGGCCACACAACTCTACATGGTCGTATGATCCACGGATGTTGGGGAACAAGGACAGAATTGTAGACAGTCTGAGAGCATTCGAACAGAAAATTGCATTGGCTCAAGTTAGATCATACTCGAGACTGGAATGGTTATTATCACattga
- the nhr-223 gene encoding Nuclear receptor domain-containing protein (Predicted), which translates to MFFRRQAIRKCALRPCSGGEACYRDTPLILGCQFCRFQKCIEVGMNIKALLQKTSLESLINFISDVDFERCITFLNFYPKQAGYTIWNVVENFPIEYIHRSQPLNYRCWLFLTAVSTIDFMKKFPFVFLSNSHDQTIILRKKFVKVASFCEAFRVYLFRDKQLAFPDGSSILIEGLDSELGDRIKYRLVVTFFELHITNEEFLLLLVLLFSNPAIESLSQTGSRLLSAYQNYYSSSLLEYCMLTYLKNGPTRFAELLDVFQVLTNPEFQLDEIVKEGFNLL; encoded by the exons ATGTTCTTCCGACGGCAGGCTATCAGAAAATGTGCTCTAAGACCGTGCTCCGGAGGTGAAGCTTGCTACAGAG ATACTCCTCTGATACTTGGCTGTCAATTCTGCAGATTCCAAAAATGCATTGAAGTCGGCATGAATATCAAGGcattgctccaaaaaacatcccTTGAATCACTGATCAATTTTATATCAGATGTCGATTTCGAGCGAtgcataacatttttaaacttttatccTAAACAAGCAGGTTACACAATTTGGAATGTTGTCGAGAACTTTCCAATTGAATATATACATAGATCCCAACCTTTGAACTATAGATGTTGGTTGTTTTTGACAGCTGTTTCAACCATCGACtttatgaaaaagtttccATTTGTATTCTTATCAAATTCACATGACCAGACGATTATTCTACGaaagaaatttgtgaaagtCGCAAGTTTCTGTGAAGCGTTTCGAGTATATTTATTTCGAGACAAACAATTGGCATTTCCCGATGGATCAAGTATTTTGATAGAGGGGTTAGACTCTGAACTTGGAGATCGGATTAAATATAGATTGGTTGTAACGTTCTTTGAGCTTCATATTACAAACGAGGAATTTTTGTTACTGCTTGTGCTTCTTTTCAGCAATCCAG ctaTTGAAAGTCTGTCCCAAACTGGAAGCCGTCTCTTATCTGCGTACCAAAACTACTACAGTTCCAGCCTTCTTGAATATTGCATGCTAACTTATCTAAAAAATGGCCCAACTAGATTCGCCGAATTATTGGACGTATTTCAAGTG TTGACTAATCCAGAGTTTCAACTTGACGAAATCGTGAAAGAAGGCTTCAATTTGTTATAA
- the T26E4.10 gene encoding uncharacterized protein (Partially confirmed by transcript evidence): MPSRFLTFTLFFVILAISTTFSNVVQGNEETALDSTYDMVPGEGVLGQLIRAKRQWGCGCDCWGCCGPTPDPAATPAPCNCGCCGCGWGK, encoded by the exons ATGCCATCGCGTTTTTTGACATTCACTCTATTCTTCGTAATCCTCGCAATTTCGACTACTTTTAGTAATGTAGTTCAGGGAAATGAAGAG accGCACTCGATAGTACTTATGACATGGTTCCTGGAGAAGGTGTGCTCGGGCAGTTGATTCGAGCCAAGCGCCAGTGGGGTTGTGGATGCGATTGCTGGGGATGCTGTGGGCCAACACCGGATCCTGCTGCAACACCGGCTCCATGCAATTGTGGATGTTGTGGATGTGGATggggaaaataa
- the T26E4.9 gene encoding uncharacterized protein (Partially confirmed by transcript evidence), protein MASHFLIISLFFVFLAISTTFGENGETALENTYGMAPEEGVLGQLIRAKRQWGCGCDCWGCCGPTPDPAATPAPCNCGCCGCGWGK, encoded by the exons ATGGCAtcccattttttgattatttctcTATTCTTCGTGTTCCTCGCAATTTCAACTACTTTTGGTGAAAATGGAGAG ACCGCTCTCGAGAACACTTATGGAATGGCTCCTGAAGAAGGTGTGCTCGGCCAATTGATTCGAGCCAAGAGGCAATGGGGATGTGGATGTGATTGCTGGGGATGCTGTGGTCCAACACCTGATCCTGCTGCAACTCCGGCTCCATGCAATTGTGGATGTTGTGGATGTGGATggggaaaataa
- the srd-27 gene encoding Serpentine Receptor, class D (Delta) (Confirmed by transcript evidence) translates to MLYQLLHTVLSVVGVSLNAFMMYLALTKSPKIMLPCSAIITIKTFTDILTSAMSFFVMQRIVTDGSSIHVIPTGPCTHLGPTACYIGHMFMLCFLECNLIWMISSYIFRYYILYVRDPSIKSLVFVAICLSIPSFIHMATWISNYDPAVAIAIPENVGIEARDMVLGGKIVTWSALTLIIQLFITSILVLIAYAWIRNTLLSFAVKMGSDKNDVKKLNTRLVKVINFQVFLPSFIFLGVFVFVGMFTQLIDPKISQYLVSVFFMFSPICSPFSYILFVPHYLNVILGNKKVSEAKSTTEGCTFRHVNMAASTSNTPECSA, encoded by the exons ATGCTCTACCAACTGCTTCATACTGTGCTCTCCGTCGTTGGAGTCTCATTGAACGCGTTCATGATGTATCTGGCTCTCACAAAATCCCCGAAGATCATGCTTCCATGCTCGGCAATCATCACGATCAAGACCTTCACGGATATCCTGACATCGGCTATGAGCTTCTTTGTTATGCAAAG aatcgtCACCGACGGGTCCTCAATCCACGTCATCCCCACCGGACCATGCACTCACCTCGGACCAACCGCTTGTTATATTGGTCACATGTTCATGCTATGCTTCCTGGAGTGCAACCTGATTTGGATGATCTCTTCCTACATCTTCCGTTACTACATCCTCTACGTCCGTGATCCTTCCATCAAGAGTCTTGTCTTTGTTGCAATCTGTCTCTCCATCCCTTCCTTCATTCATATGGCTACTTGGATTAGCAACTACGACCCAGCTGTTGCCATCGCCATCcctgaaaatgttggaataGAAGCTAGGGATATGGTACTTGGAGGTAAAATCGTAACATGGTCGGCACTCACTCTTATAATTCAACTCTTCATCACCTCAATCCTAGTTTTGATTGCTTATGCCTGGATCCGGAATACACTTTTAAGTTTTGCAGTCAAGATGGGATCTGACAAAAATGATGTTAAGAAATTGAATACAAGACTTGTCAAG GTGATCAACTTCCAAGTGTTCCTCCCATCCTTCATTTTCTTAGGAGTATTCGTCTTCGTCGGGATGTTCACCCAACTGATTGATCCAAAGATCTCCCAGTACCTTGTCTCAGTGTTTTTCATGTTCTCTCCTATCTGCTCCCCATTCTCATACATTCTTTTCGTGCCCCATTACCTAAATGTTATCCTCGGAAACAAGAAAGTGTCCGAAGCAAAAAGCACAACGGAAGGATGCACATTCCGACATGTGAACATGGCAGCTTCCACTTCAAATACCCCTGAATGCTCGGCTTGA
- the T26E4.18 gene encoding DUF4025 domain-containing protein (Confirmed by transcript evidence), with translation MNEGRDGETDCNKDKTLDGRITDVEDVVTEDVGRDHPNQVALQEA, from the coding sequence ATGAATGAAGGAAGGGATGGAGAGACAGATTGCAACAAAGACAAGACTCTTGATGGAAGGATCACGGACGTAGAGGATGTAGTAACGGAAGATGTAGGAAGAGATCATCCAAATCAGGTTGCACTCCAGGAAGCATAG
- the srsx-38 gene encoding G-protein coupled receptors family 1 profile domain-containing protein (Partially confirmed by transcript evidence), which translates to MESLLIILCCIYCTVFVVGTTGNLIMVMVTFYCKNLRSICNILIGFCCFCDLLLFTDIIAFMISMFMPITQEFCYFMSIPADFGAFASSACVLAVGIDRLIAVALPARYKTLEHDRFWYLLILIAFPVVYALALLYIGFTQRDPGRIVVCLVPESLGHAYDVFALTSFVINLFVSPIYAYVYMKIKKMGLNSSMKAVFKSLTITVCLVLCGWMATDTVGALSLTLPIDKNVARMMQLYAGVFILSSSSFNAFVYYRISRDYRTAIRAMLRISNATSVSKGSGYRDTTDGARSSTHRRSTITVRTSMHM; encoded by the exons ATGGAGTCTCTTCTTATTATCCTTTGCTGCATCTATTGTACAGTTTTTGTGGTCGGAACAACTGGAAATTTGATAATGGTTATGGTGACTTTTTATTGCAA AAACCTCCGCTCGATTTGCAACATTCTAATCGGATTCTGTTGCTTCTGCGATCTACTTCTTTTCACAGACATAATTGCTTTCATGATCTCTATGTTCATGCCCATTACTCAAG AATTCTGTTACTTTATGAGCATCCCCGcagattttggagcatttgcATCGAGCGCATGTGTACTGGCTGTTGGAATTGACCGCCTTATTGCTGTAGCTCTTCCGGCAAG atatAAAACCTTGGAACACGATCGTTTCTGGTACTTATTAATATTGATAGCTTTCCCTGTTGTATATGCATTGGCGTTACTGTATATTGGATTCACACAGCGAGACCCCGGAAG AATCGTGGTTTGTCTAGTTCCCGAATCGCTGGGACATGCGTATGACGTGTTCGCGCTCACTTCTTTTGTCATTAACCTTTTCGTGTCACCAATCTATGCCTATGTCTacatgaaaatcaaaaaaatgggATTGA ACAGCTCAATGAAAGCGGTTTTTAAGTCACTCACGATTACCGTATGTCTTGTGCTTTGTGGTTGGATGGCTACAGACACAGTCGGAGCACTTTCACTAACACTTCCGATAGACAAGAATGTGGCCAGAATGATGCAGTTGTACGCAGGAGTTTTCATTCTTTCTTCTAGCTCTTTCAATGCATTTGTTTATTATAGAATTAG CCGTGACTACCGTACCGCAATTCGTGCAATGCTGAGAATATCAAATGCGACTTCTGTATCCAAAGGATCCGGATATCGAGATACCACCGATGGAGCTAGATCGAGCACTCACAGAAGATCAACAATCACTGTTCGTACAAGCATGCACATGTAA
- the srsx-36 gene encoding G-protein coupled receptors family 1 profile domain-containing protein (Confirmed by transcript evidence) → MELLLVILLFLYSTIFIVGFTGNLFMVLVTLHSNKLRSICNILICVCCFCDLLLFTDVIAFVVSMLTPLTQELCFYISIPADFGAFASNACVLAIGIDRLIAVAAPTRYKLLENERYKYLFLQMTFPVIYSSTLLIMGFGQRDPRRNVVCLLPESLGHAYDMFALSSFGINLFVPPIYAYVYFKVKNMSDNNSIKTVFKSLSVTVWFVVCGWMTTDLIGALTVILPMDRSVARMVQLYCGTFIFTSSAFNAVVYYKFSRDYRSAMRTMLGLSNEVSIADINIYQQASDPPKSSNQRPFTNTS, encoded by the exons atggagCTTCTTCTCGTCATCCTTCTGTTCCTATattccacaatttttattgttggTTTCACTGGAAATTTGTTCATGGTTTTGGTTACACTGCATAgcaa caagCTCCGTTCAATTTGTAACATATTAATCTGTGTCTGCTGTTTCTGTGATCTTTTGCTTTTCACCGACGTCATTGCATTTGTAGTGTCAATGCTTACACCATTAACTCAAG AGTTGTGTTTCTACATCAGTATTCCTGCGGATTTCGGAGCTTTTGCTTCAAATGCATGTGTTTTGGCTATTGGGATTGATCGATTAATTGCAGTAGCTGCTCCCACAAG AtacaaattgctggaaaacgAACGCTACAAGTATTTGTTTCTTCAAATGACGTTTCCAGTCATCTATTCTTCAACTTTATTGATTATGGGATTTGGACAACGTGATCCAAGAAG AAATGTGGTCTGTCTACTCCCAGAATCATTGGGTCATGCTTATGACATGTTCGCTCTTTCTTCCTTTGGCATTAATCTTTTTGTACCGCCGATCTACGCATACGtgtattttaaagtcaaaaatatGAGTGACA ATAATTCTATCAAAACCGTTTTCAAATCACTATCGGTTACTGTATGGTTTGTCGTGTGCGGTTGGATGACAACTGACTTGATTGGTGCGCTTACAGTAATACTTCCGATGGATAGGAGCGTGGCAAGAATGGTTCAGCTCTACTGTGGAACTTTTATATTCACGTCGAGTGCTTTTAATGCAGTTGTGTATTATAAATTCag CCGTGACTATCGTTCAGCAATGCGTACAATGCTGGGTCTGTCCAATGAAGTTTCCATAGCTGATATTAATATCTATCAACAAGCTTCCGATCCACCAAAGTCAAGTAATCAGAGACCATTTACAAATACAAGctga
- the F54B8.1 gene encoding C6 domain-containing protein (Confirmed by transcript evidence), translating to MFQQLLIFLSLIEGLLACIPTQQIEPPTEAPFPCNVCSKIYNSGCQGFGLPSASNWCSTAAQVPVSYTLGVGPPEASSLPDVCSSQFTCPAGTFIKVTLINGVTVISGNTNGAPQVVYCFETGAYSGTWWVYIDDDAHSYDISSIECKNL from the exons atgttCCAGCAGCTTCtcatatttttgagtttaattGAAGGTTTGCTTGCTTGTATTCCCACTCAACAAATTGAGCCACCGACTGAAGCACCTTTCC cCTGCAatgtttgctcaaaaatttacaactcTGGCTGCCAAGGATTTGGACTTCCAAGTGCATCAAATTGGTGCTCTACAGCTGCTCAGGTTCCAGTCAGTTATACTTTAGGCGTGGGGCCTCCGGAGGCTTCCTCATTACCCGACGTTTGCTC aagcCAATTCACATGTCCTGCTGGAACTTTTATTAAAGTTACATTGATCAATGGGGTCACTGTTATCTCCGGAAATACGAATGGTGCACCTCAAGTTGTGTACTGTTTTGAAACAGGAGCATATTCGGGCACATGGTGGGTGTATATTGATGATGATGCACATTCTTACGACATTTCAAGCATagaatgcaaaaatttatga
- the nhr-282 gene encoding NR LBD domain-containing protein (Confirmed by transcript evidence) has protein sequence MNIKSLLQNTSLEPLTDFISEVNFNRCTLYLNSIPKYRDYTIGQIVQNDVIEYIPRCHPMNYRDWFYLVAVSTSDFLRKFPFVYQSSSRDQSFILQKNFVKVASFCEAFRYYLLGEKQLTFPDGSNILIEDLGIELGERIKFRLVAKCCELQITNEEFLLLLVLIFSSPAIEDLSDTGNLLLSSFQSYYSSSLLKYCMLTFYQDGPIRFTKLLDVFQVVGQHYEDLNRYFVFLQLTNPEFQLDDIVKKGFNLL, from the exons ATGAACATCAAGTCATTGCTCCAAAATACATCTCTGGAACCATTGACTGATTTTATATCAGAAGTGAATTTCAATCGTTGTACACTTTATTTAAACTCTATTCCTAAATATAGAGATTACACTATTGGGCAAATCGTCCAGAACGATGTTATAGAGTACATCCCTAGATGTCATCCTATGAACTATAGAGATTGGTTTTATCTGGTTGCAGTTTCTACCtcggattttttgagaaaattcccATTCGTATATCAATCAAGTTCACGTGATCAATCGTTTATTCTACAAAAGAATTTTGTGAAAGTCGCAAGTTTTTGTGAAGCATTTCGATATTATCTGTTGGGAGAGAAACAATTGACATTTCCCGATGGGTCGAATATTTTGATAGAGGATTTGGGAATCGAACTCGGAGAACGGATCAAATTCAGATTGGTTGCCAAATGTTGTGAGCTTCAAATTACAAACGAGGAGTTTTTATTACTATTGGTATTGATATTTAGTAGTCCAG CTATTGAAGATCTCTCAGATACGGGAAACCTTCTTCTATCTTCGTTCCAAAGTTATTACAGTTCAAGTCTTCTTAAATATTGTATGCTTACTTTTTATCAAGATGGTCCAATCAGGTTCACAAAATTATTGGACGTATTTCAAGTTGTTGGGCAACACTATGAAGATCTCAATCGATACTTTGTATTCTTGCAGTTGACTAATCCAGAGTTTCAACTGGATGATATTGTGAAAAAAGGCTTTAACTTGTTGTGA
- the fbxa-69 gene encoding F-box domain-containing protein (Confirmed by transcript evidence), whose translation MCDTILMSKSLLDMPLLVVNLILEKSELIDRMNSRNVCKSLRQVVDKCAIRCGKIILDIEDKYVSMHLDGNKIVYTDADDNCTTVTYNDQENEIEGETFLVIALNDLKVALKHVSCFAYVDNTLDRYQNITYFKRFLKSEETLHVEEVEIWNSYVDDVMTILRCCDSEVLKDIGFSCSDMTDQFPRIAQLDQYKKAKRIRLKHFVLKEEQIENLFHLEEFEFEMDELSVQTAVKIRDNLLQRSTFRRCEIDLNQSNSRVLNGVANVFKPDYNGDVKFEVEYSNDNYKFVVSLGECKFYPSFLVFWVKKV comes from the exons atgtgtgaTACGATTCTGATGTCAAAATCATTGCTCGATATGCCTTTGCTTGTGGTTAatttgattttggaaaaatcggagCTTATTGATCG AATGAATTCTCGCAACGTTTGTAAAAGTTTGAGACAAGTCGTTGATAAATGTGCAATTCGTTGTGGTAAAATCATTCTTGACATTGAGGATAAATATGTGTCAATGCATTTGGACGGAAACAAAATAGTATACACTGATGCAGATGATAATTGTACGACAGTGACTTACAATGatcaagaaaatgaaattgaaggagaaacttttttggtaataGCACTCAACGATTTGAAGGTAGCACTTAAACACGTATCATGCTTTGCTTATGTGGACAATACACTTGATAGATACCAAAATATCACATATTTcaagagatttttgaaatcagaagAAACTTTGCATGTTGAGGAAGTGGAGATTTGGAATTCATACGTCGATGATGTCATGACTATTCTCCGATGCTGCGATTCTGAAGTATTGAAAGATATTGGATTCTCGTGTAGTGACATGACTGATCAATTTCCACGGATAGCCCAATTGGACCAgtacaaaaaagcaaaaaggaTTCGtctcaaacattttgttttaaaagaagaacaaatcgaaaatttgttccatttagaagaattcgaatttgaaatgGATGAATTATCCGTGCAAACTGCAGTTAAAATAAGAGAT AATCTTTTGCAAAGAAGTACATTCCGAAGATGCGAAATTGATCTTAACCAATCAAATAGCCGAGTCCTAAATGGAGTTGCAAATGTATTCAAACCGGATTACAATGGTgatgtgaaatttgaagttgaatACTCAAACGACAACTACAAATTTGTGGTATCGCTTGGAGAATGTAAATTTTACCCAtctttcttggttttttgggtcaaaaaaGTGTAA
- the F54B8.4 gene encoding Small, acid-soluble spore protein gamma-type (Confirmed by transcript evidence), protein MKTETFLKMSKEDNNAVVGHQPATKVGGRRIADHGNQRAQNSTNSSDAVREAMDFDLPAKMEKAYPTAAVKQVHEKPTPAIQPAHYNRATGNGQVRNIPQKQNH, encoded by the exons ATGAAGACTG AAACCTTcctaaaaatgagcaaagaaGATAACAACGCTGTGGTCGGTCACCAACCAGCAACAAAAGTTGGAGGACGTCGTATTGCTGACCATGGAAACCAAAGAGCTCAAAACTCTACAAACTCCTCAGATGCAGTCCGTGAAGCTATGGATTTTGATTTACCGGCAAAG ATGGAAAAAGCCTATCCGACTGCCGCGGTAAAGCAGGTGCACGAAAAACCAACTCCGGCAATTCAACCAGCTCACTATAATCGTGCAACCGGCAATGGACAAGTGCGAAACATTCCACAGAAACAAAatcattaa
- the F54B8.4 gene encoding Small, acid-soluble spore protein gamma-type (Confirmed by transcript evidence), whose amino-acid sequence MSKEDNNAVVGHQPATKVGGRRIADHGNQRAQNSTNSSDAVREAMDFDLPAKMEKAYPTAAVKQVHEKPTPAIQPAHYNRATGNGQVRNIPQKQNH is encoded by the exons atgagcaaagaaGATAACAACGCTGTGGTCGGTCACCAACCAGCAACAAAAGTTGGAGGACGTCGTATTGCTGACCATGGAAACCAAAGAGCTCAAAACTCTACAAACTCCTCAGATGCAGTCCGTGAAGCTATGGATTTTGATTTACCGGCAAAG ATGGAAAAAGCCTATCCGACTGCCGCGGTAAAGCAGGTGCACGAAAAACCAACTCCGGCAATTCAACCAGCTCACTATAATCGTGCAACCGGCAATGGACAAGTGCGAAACATTCCACAGAAACAAAatcattaa
- the abf-3 gene encoding AntiBacterial Factor related (Product from WormBase gene class abf;~Predicted), with translation MNFSFLFFIFAFLIGLNKGSVCLTRRTDWGQLGAIFTNPVCDVWCRIRQCGPGQCKEDPMTSDEAQCVCEKCYRDSYGNAIYPGNNGLQ, from the exons atgaatttcagttttttattttttattttcgctTTTCTTATTGGCTTGAACAAAGGAAGTGTTTGTCTGACGAGAAGAACAGATTGGGGTCAGCTCGGTGCTATATTTACAAATCCCGTTTGTGATGTTTGGTGTCGAATAAGG cagtGTGGACCTGGTCAATGCAAAGAAGATCCGATGACATCCGATGAGGCTCAATGTGTCTGTGAAAAATGCTACAGGGATAGCTATGGAAATGCCATTTACCCCGGCAATAATGGTCTCCAGTAA
- the srbc-48 gene encoding G-protein coupled receptors family 1 profile domain-containing protein (Partially confirmed by transcript evidence), which yields MLLVKVASLILTIICSQSLCCLMIYLLYSIFCSKKIIFKPSLSIFYCRFFIDVFLTLSVSINKTYFLLISISNEYAVKNLAFILIYPFLVFDTMRYTLGFLITFDRFIAIYFPVFYQINRRKLSIHSIVLILLLSAAFNQYVLFGYCANSIDVPLNCDVFKCTVNSCYYNYYLTQEQIVHFSIGTMTICFCTRLLIRFLTAKSEVSKFLSQATRVALLDSLTVLVFFLAPSFAYAHLPATDFEIFGPLLALCKRVGSLIEAVLICRLFLRDKNIAPNIISPMS from the exons ATGTTGCTTGTCAAGGTGGCAAGTCTAATTTTAACTATTATTTGTTCTCAAAGCCTTTGCTGTTTAATGATCTACCtactttattcaattttttgttcaaaaaaaattatattcaagcCAAGCTTGTCCATCTTCTATTGCAGATTCTTCATTGATGTGTTCCTCACGTTAAGTG TGTCAATCAACAAGACCTACTTTCTGCTTATTTCAATATCCAATGAGTATGCTGTGAAAAACCTAGCATTCATTTTAATATACCCATTCTTAGTGTTTGACACAATGCGATACACTCTTGGTTTTCTGATTACTTTTGACAGATTCATTGCTATATATTTCCCTGTTTTTTATCAGATAAATCGAAGAAAACTATCCATACACTCTATTGTCCTTATCCTATTATTGTCCGCCGCATTCAATCAATACGTCCTTTTTGGATATTGTGCCAACTCTATAGATGTGCCATTAAATTGCGATGTCTTCAAGTGCACTGTGAATTCATGTTATTACAATTACTATCTGACTCAAGAACagattgttcatttttctattgGAACTATGACGATTTGTTTCTGTACTCGCTTATTAATCAGATTTCTCACTGCCAAATCTGAAGTCAGCAAGTTTCTGTCACAA GCGACACGAGTTGCACTTCTTGACTCTCTTACAGTTTTAGTATTCTTCCTAGCTCCATCTTTTGCTTACGCTCATCTTCCTGCAACTGATTTCGAAATATTTGGTCCTTTGTTAGCACTTTGCAAACGTGTCGGATCACTGATTGAAGCCGTCTTAATTTGCAGACTTTTCCTGCGTGATAAAAATATCGCTCCAAACATTATTTCCCCAATGTCTTGA